The following proteins are co-located in the Solea senegalensis isolate Sse05_10M linkage group LG12, IFAPA_SoseM_1, whole genome shotgun sequence genome:
- the arhgef6 gene encoding rho guanine nucleotide exchange factor 6 isoform X1 has translation MNPEEQTVTWLISLGVLSSPKKNIADPEDFLKTSLKDGVVLCKLAERLIPGFTPKYCQDPRTEADCVSNIKEFLRGCSSLKVEGFEPEWLYTGDNFGKVLTTLLAFNFATQDCAAERSCSQSSASSPSQSTSSHTLSSAKSKGSLRRQSKSLEMSENGGGGGQPMVKARFNFKQNNEDELSFNKGDMILVTRQEEGGWWEGTLNGKTGWFPSNYVREIKPCEKPVSPKGTQLTKNYYSVVVQDIVEHEREFVKELQTLLSCYLRPLQASDSSKKLTSADSATLCGNLEEILTFQQGLCASLEDCTKVPEGQQRVAGCYLNLMCQIKTLYLAYCSSHPSAVCILTDHSDELDKFMESQGASAPGILTLTSSLSKPFMRLDKYPTLLQELERHVEEAHPDYTDIVKATAVFRSLVTQCQELRKRKNLEIQILSEPVRGWEGDSMKSLGHVAYMSQVHLKNGSSEEKEERYLMLFPSVLVMLSASPRMSGFIYQGRLSLTGTTVTRHVDDADSAHYAFDITGGIERVTVLCSSSQDLQEWLEHLQPFTKGGSPAGTISKTVEGKPLSMLGTSTHLSHLGSISRGPLEPPKTSKPWSLSCLRPAPPLKPSAALGYKERMSYIMKDSSKSPRPMKKFLPGNRKKERKPSDDEVHIRKSTAALEEDAQILRVIEAYCTGASLHQTTTAVRKECVPQVLLPEEEKIIVEEMRSNGQTVIEEKSLVDAVYALKDEVHELKKENRWMKQFLEEEQKSRKELERLVRKMAKQKNDCAWEDSSH, from the exons ATGAATCCAGAGGAGCAAACCGTAACGTGGTTAATATCACTGGGAGTGCTCAGCTCGCCGAAAAAGAATATAGCGGACCCGGAGGACTTTCTGAAAACATCGCTGAAGGATGGGGTCGTCCTGTGCAAGCTCGCCGAGCGGCTCATACCTGGCTTCACACCCAAG TACTGCCAGGATCCGAGGACCGAAGCCGACTGCGTTTCCAATATCAAGGAGTTTTTGAGAGGATGCTCGTCTTTGAAAGTGGAG GGATTTGAACCGGAGTGGTTATACACTGGGGACAATTTTGGCAAAGTACTCACCACTTTGCTGGCTTTCAACTTCGCCACACAAG ACTGTGCAGCGGAGAGGTCATGTTCACAGTCCAGTGCCTCCTCTCCTAGTCAGTCAACGTCGTCACACACCCTCTCCTCTGCCAAATCCAAAGGCTCACTGCGTAGACAATCCAAATCACTG GAGATGTCTGAGAACGGTGGCGGCGGCGGGCAGCCGATGGTGAAGGCTCGCTTCAACTTCAAGCAGAACAACGAGGACGAGCTGTCGTTCAATAAAGGCGATATGATCCTTGTGACGCggcaggaggagggaggatggTGGGAGGGCACGCTCAATGGCAAGACGGGCTGGTTTCCCAGCAACTACGTACGGGAGATCAAACCCTGTG AAAAGCCCGTGTCTCCCAAAGGAACTCAGCTGACCAAGAACTACTACAGCGTG GTGGTGCAAGACATCGTGGAACATGAGCGAGAGTTTGTCAAAGAATTACAAACCCTGCTGAGTTGTTACCTACGACCGTTGCAGGCCAGCGACAGTAGTAAGAA GCTGACTAGTGCGGACAGCGCCACCCTGTGTGGAAACCTGGAGGAGATACTCACCTTCCAGCAGGGACTATGTGCGTCTTTGGAGGATTGTACCAA AGTTCCTGAGGGCCAGCAGCGAGTGGCTGGCTGCTATTTAAACCTGATGTGTCAGATCAAGACTCTGTACTTGGCTTACTGTTCCAGTCACCCCTCAGCTGTGTGCATCCTCACTGACCACAG TGATGAACTAGACAAATTCATGGAGAGCCAGGGAGCAAGTGCTCCGGGGATCCTGACCCTGACCTCCAGTCTGAGCAAGCCCTTCATGAGGCTCGACAAGTATCCCACCCTACTGCAGGAGCTCGAGCGGCATGTGGAG GAAGCCCACCCCGACTACACCGACATTGTGAAGGCAACTGCAGTTTTTCGGAGCCTAGTG acacagTGCCAAGAACTGAGGAAGCGCAAGAACCTGGAGATCCAGATCTTGTCGGAACCTGTGCGGGGCTGGGAGGGGGACAGTATGAAGAGCCTGGGTCATGTAGCCTACATGTCCCAGGTCCACTTGAAAAATGGGTCCAGTGAG GAAAAAGAGGAGCGTTATTTAATGCTTTTCCCCAGTGTGTTGGTAATGCTCTCCGCCAGTCCCCGGATGAGTGGCTTCATTTATCAG GGAAGACTGTCACTGACGGGCACAACAGTAACAAGACACGTCGACGATGCCGACAGTGCCCACTATGCCTTTGACATCACAG GAGGCATTGAGCGCGTCACAGTGCTGTGCAGTAGTTCACAGGATTTGCAAGAGTGGCTGGAGCACCTTCAGCCCTTCACCAAAGGAGGAAGCCCAGCAGGCACCATTTCAAAG ACTGTAGAAGGAAAGCCGCTGAGCATGCTCGGCACCTCCACTCACCTGTCCCACCTCGGCAGCATCAGCCGCGGCCCCTTGGAGCCGCCAAAGACCAGCAAGCCCTGGTCTCTCAGCTGCCTCCGTCCTGCACCCCCCCTCAAACCCTCGGCGGCGCTGGGCTACAAAGAG AGGATGTCTTATATCATGAAG GACTCCAGCAAGAGTCCGCGGCCCATGAAGAAGTTCCTGCCCGGCAACAGGAAGAAAGAACGGAAGCCCTCTGATGACGAAGTTCACATAAGGAAAA GCACGGCTGCTCTGGAGGAAGATGCTCAGATCCTGAGAGTGATCGAGGCGTACTGCACGGGAGCCAGTCTGCACCAGACcaccacag cggTGCGGAAAGAGTGTGTCCCTCAGGTGCTCCTACCAGAAGAAGAGAAGATCATtgtggaggagatgaggagtAACGGGCAGACGGTCATTGAGGAGAA GAGCCTCGTTGATGCTGTGTACGCGTTAAAGGATGAAGTTCATGAACTGAAAAAG gagAATAGGTGGATGAAGCAGTTTctagaggaggagcagaagtcTCGCAAAGAGCTTGAGAGGCTGGTCCGAAAAATGGCCAAGCAGAAGAACGACTGCGCTTGGGAGGACAGCAGCCACTGA
- the arhgef6 gene encoding rho guanine nucleotide exchange factor 6 isoform X2 — MNPEEQTVTWLISLGVLSSPKKNIADPEDFLKTSLKDGVVLCKLAERLIPGFTPKYCQDPRTEADCVSNIKEFLRGCSSLKVEGFEPEWLYTGDNFGKVLTTLLAFNFATQDCAAERSCSQSSASSPSQSTSSHTLSSAKSKGSLRRQSKSLEMSENGGGGGQPMVKARFNFKQNNEDELSFNKGDMILVTRQEEGGWWEGTLNGKTGWFPSNYVREIKPCEKPVSPKGTQLTKNYYSVVVQDIVEHEREFVKELQTLLSCYLRPLQASDSSKKLTSADSATLCGNLEEILTFQQGLCASLEDCTKVPEGQQRVAGCYLNLMCQIKTLYLAYCSSHPSAVCILTDHSDELDKFMESQGASAPGILTLTSSLSKPFMRLDKYPTLLQELERHVEEAHPDYTDIVKATAVFRSLVTQCQELRKRKNLEIQILSEPVRGWEGDSMKSLGHVAYMSQVHLKNGSSEEKEERYLMLFPSVLVMLSASPRMSGFIYQGRLSLTGTTVTRHVDDADSAHYAFDITGGIERVTVLCSSSQDLQEWLEHLQPFTKGGSPAGTISKTVEGKPLSMLGTSTHLSHLGSISRGPLEPPKTSKPWSLSCLRPAPPLKPSAALGYKEDSSKSPRPMKKFLPGNRKKERKPSDDEVHIRKSTAALEEDAQILRVIEAYCTGASLHQTTTAVRKECVPQVLLPEEEKIIVEEMRSNGQTVIEEKSLVDAVYALKDEVHELKKENRWMKQFLEEEQKSRKELERLVRKMAKQKNDCAWEDSSH, encoded by the exons ATGAATCCAGAGGAGCAAACCGTAACGTGGTTAATATCACTGGGAGTGCTCAGCTCGCCGAAAAAGAATATAGCGGACCCGGAGGACTTTCTGAAAACATCGCTGAAGGATGGGGTCGTCCTGTGCAAGCTCGCCGAGCGGCTCATACCTGGCTTCACACCCAAG TACTGCCAGGATCCGAGGACCGAAGCCGACTGCGTTTCCAATATCAAGGAGTTTTTGAGAGGATGCTCGTCTTTGAAAGTGGAG GGATTTGAACCGGAGTGGTTATACACTGGGGACAATTTTGGCAAAGTACTCACCACTTTGCTGGCTTTCAACTTCGCCACACAAG ACTGTGCAGCGGAGAGGTCATGTTCACAGTCCAGTGCCTCCTCTCCTAGTCAGTCAACGTCGTCACACACCCTCTCCTCTGCCAAATCCAAAGGCTCACTGCGTAGACAATCCAAATCACTG GAGATGTCTGAGAACGGTGGCGGCGGCGGGCAGCCGATGGTGAAGGCTCGCTTCAACTTCAAGCAGAACAACGAGGACGAGCTGTCGTTCAATAAAGGCGATATGATCCTTGTGACGCggcaggaggagggaggatggTGGGAGGGCACGCTCAATGGCAAGACGGGCTGGTTTCCCAGCAACTACGTACGGGAGATCAAACCCTGTG AAAAGCCCGTGTCTCCCAAAGGAACTCAGCTGACCAAGAACTACTACAGCGTG GTGGTGCAAGACATCGTGGAACATGAGCGAGAGTTTGTCAAAGAATTACAAACCCTGCTGAGTTGTTACCTACGACCGTTGCAGGCCAGCGACAGTAGTAAGAA GCTGACTAGTGCGGACAGCGCCACCCTGTGTGGAAACCTGGAGGAGATACTCACCTTCCAGCAGGGACTATGTGCGTCTTTGGAGGATTGTACCAA AGTTCCTGAGGGCCAGCAGCGAGTGGCTGGCTGCTATTTAAACCTGATGTGTCAGATCAAGACTCTGTACTTGGCTTACTGTTCCAGTCACCCCTCAGCTGTGTGCATCCTCACTGACCACAG TGATGAACTAGACAAATTCATGGAGAGCCAGGGAGCAAGTGCTCCGGGGATCCTGACCCTGACCTCCAGTCTGAGCAAGCCCTTCATGAGGCTCGACAAGTATCCCACCCTACTGCAGGAGCTCGAGCGGCATGTGGAG GAAGCCCACCCCGACTACACCGACATTGTGAAGGCAACTGCAGTTTTTCGGAGCCTAGTG acacagTGCCAAGAACTGAGGAAGCGCAAGAACCTGGAGATCCAGATCTTGTCGGAACCTGTGCGGGGCTGGGAGGGGGACAGTATGAAGAGCCTGGGTCATGTAGCCTACATGTCCCAGGTCCACTTGAAAAATGGGTCCAGTGAG GAAAAAGAGGAGCGTTATTTAATGCTTTTCCCCAGTGTGTTGGTAATGCTCTCCGCCAGTCCCCGGATGAGTGGCTTCATTTATCAG GGAAGACTGTCACTGACGGGCACAACAGTAACAAGACACGTCGACGATGCCGACAGTGCCCACTATGCCTTTGACATCACAG GAGGCATTGAGCGCGTCACAGTGCTGTGCAGTAGTTCACAGGATTTGCAAGAGTGGCTGGAGCACCTTCAGCCCTTCACCAAAGGAGGAAGCCCAGCAGGCACCATTTCAAAG ACTGTAGAAGGAAAGCCGCTGAGCATGCTCGGCACCTCCACTCACCTGTCCCACCTCGGCAGCATCAGCCGCGGCCCCTTGGAGCCGCCAAAGACCAGCAAGCCCTGGTCTCTCAGCTGCCTCCGTCCTGCACCCCCCCTCAAACCCTCGGCGGCGCTGGGCTACAAAGAG GACTCCAGCAAGAGTCCGCGGCCCATGAAGAAGTTCCTGCCCGGCAACAGGAAGAAAGAACGGAAGCCCTCTGATGACGAAGTTCACATAAGGAAAA GCACGGCTGCTCTGGAGGAAGATGCTCAGATCCTGAGAGTGATCGAGGCGTACTGCACGGGAGCCAGTCTGCACCAGACcaccacag cggTGCGGAAAGAGTGTGTCCCTCAGGTGCTCCTACCAGAAGAAGAGAAGATCATtgtggaggagatgaggagtAACGGGCAGACGGTCATTGAGGAGAA GAGCCTCGTTGATGCTGTGTACGCGTTAAAGGATGAAGTTCATGAACTGAAAAAG gagAATAGGTGGATGAAGCAGTTTctagaggaggagcagaagtcTCGCAAAGAGCTTGAGAGGCTGGTCCGAAAAATGGCCAAGCAGAAGAACGACTGCGCTTGGGAGGACAGCAGCCACTGA